A stretch of Gemmatimonadota bacterium DNA encodes these proteins:
- a CDS encoding LptF/LptG family permease has product MRLLRPLDRYVLSEFWKVLAATALGFPLLVIIIDVSEKLDQYLSRKLPMGDIVLAYLYGIPDTMFLVLPAAVLFATVFTIGGFTRHSEITAAKASGISFHRFIAPIAVGALAATGFGLLLAEVVPPLNARRLELLQEKVFKNTDKRANFAYLSETGRVYKVGFADVTTSRLEGVEIERPGAGPDYPSYVIAAKSGTWDGKGNWLLADGVMHILPDSMSNVTVSFDSLRDSRFTEAPTNLMANPKAPAEMGYRDLGRFIEAMERSGTDVNKLRVERMLKIAIPVTCFIIMLIGAPLATSTQRGGTAYGIAISLATTVIFLMLLQMTQAIGAGGLIMPELAAWIPGAIFGVIGSYLLIKVRT; this is encoded by the coding sequence ATGAGGCTCCTGCGCCCGCTCGACCGCTACGTCCTCTCGGAGTTCTGGAAGGTGCTCGCGGCGACCGCGCTCGGCTTCCCGCTGCTGGTCATCATCATCGACGTGAGCGAGAAGCTCGACCAGTACCTGTCGCGCAAGCTGCCGATGGGCGACATCGTGCTCGCATACCTCTACGGCATCCCGGACACGATGTTCCTCGTGCTGCCGGCGGCGGTGCTCTTCGCGACGGTCTTCACGATCGGCGGGTTCACGCGCCACAGCGAGATCACGGCGGCGAAGGCCTCGGGGATCAGCTTCCATCGGTTCATCGCGCCGATCGCGGTGGGCGCGCTCGCGGCCACGGGGTTCGGCCTCTTGCTCGCCGAGGTGGTGCCGCCGCTCAATGCGCGCCGCCTGGAGCTGCTCCAGGAGAAGGTATTCAAGAACACGGACAAGCGCGCGAACTTCGCCTATCTCTCGGAGACGGGGCGCGTCTACAAGGTGGGATTCGCCGATGTCACGACCTCGCGGCTCGAGGGCGTGGAGATCGAGCGCCCTGGCGCGGGACCGGACTATCCGAGCTACGTCATCGCCGCGAAGTCGGGCACGTGGGACGGCAAGGGGAACTGGCTGCTGGCCGACGGCGTGATGCACATCCTGCCGGACTCGATGTCGAACGTGACGGTCTCGTTCGACTCGCTCCGCGACTCCCGGTTCACGGAAGCGCCGACGAACCTGATGGCGAACCCGAAGGCGCCCGCGGAGATGGGGTACCGCGACCTGGGCCGGTTCATCGAGGCGATGGAGCGCTCGGGCACGGACGTCAACAAGCTGCGGGTGGAACGGATGCTCAAGATCGCGATCCCGGTGACCTGTTTCATCATCATGCTGATCGGGGCGCCGCTCGCGACCTCGACCCAGCGTGGGGGAACCGCCTACGGGATCGCGATCAGCCTCGCGACCACGGTTATATTCCTGATGCTGTTGCAGATGACCCAGGCGATCGGTGCGGGCGGCCTCATCATGCCCGAGCTCGCGGCCTGGATCCCGGGAGCGATCTTCGGCGTGATCGGCTCCTATCTCCTCATCAAGGTCCGGACCTAG
- a CDS encoding MCE family protein, with the protein MKRRDEVLVGIVATAAIGLAVIGSMFLARGGLLPGYVVYSAFDWGSGLRQGQPVMLSGVSVGYVDAVDIRRDGKLLVTMRIYNKYQVPKGTTAAVAPNGVFGDMMVAMKPSIPTDDFFAIGDTIPAGPGTVGIGEVLTKVDAISQDVQALTKALRTELVDEGGLREVRRTVTSANALIASLSEIAEQQATELTRTQRSIQRLASSIDSAQVDSTVRALGELSRNVNVLTNDLRGTTEQLNAVLKKVDSGNGSAAQLLNDPGLYRDVRGLVQRLDSLTTDFQRNPKKYVKLSIF; encoded by the coding sequence ATGAAGCGACGCGACGAAGTGCTCGTGGGCATCGTGGCGACCGCCGCGATCGGCCTCGCCGTCATCGGCTCGATGTTCCTGGCCCGCGGCGGCCTCCTGCCCGGCTATGTGGTCTACTCGGCCTTCGACTGGGGCTCCGGCCTCCGGCAGGGGCAGCCGGTGATGCTCTCGGGCGTCTCGGTGGGCTACGTGGATGCGGTGGACATCCGGCGTGACGGGAAGCTCCTCGTCACGATGCGGATCTACAACAAGTACCAGGTCCCGAAGGGCACGACGGCGGCGGTGGCGCCGAACGGCGTCTTCGGCGACATGATGGTGGCCATGAAGCCGTCGATCCCGACGGACGACTTCTTCGCGATCGGCGACACCATCCCGGCCGGCCCCGGAACCGTCGGGATCGGCGAGGTGCTCACGAAGGTCGACGCGATCAGCCAGGACGTGCAGGCGTTGACCAAGGCACTCCGCACGGAACTGGTGGACGAAGGCGGCCTCCGCGAGGTGCGCCGCACGGTGACGAGCGCCAACGCGCTGATCGCCTCGCTGAGCGAGATCGCGGAGCAACAGGCAACCGAACTCACCCGCACGCAGCGGTCGATCCAGCGACTCGCGAGCTCGATCGACTCGGCGCAGGTCGACTCGACGGTGCGTGCCCTCGGCGAGCTCTCGCGGAACGTGAACGTCCTCACGAACGACCTTCGTGGGACGACCGAGCAGCTCAACGCGGTATTGAAGAAGGTCGACAGCGGGAATGGGTCGGCAGCGCAGTTGCTGAACGACCCGGGGCTGTACCGCGACGTACGGGGGCTGGTGCAGCGACTGGACAGCCTTACGACGGACTTCCAGCGGAATCCGAAGAAGTACGTGAAGCTCAGCATCTTCTGA
- a CDS encoding amino acid permease — protein MNATPPPATLERRLGLWSAIAVVIGSTIGSGIFRSPAGIADKLPGPLPMLMSWVAGGIFAICGALTLAEVASALPQTGGVYVFVRQGWGRVPAFVFGWSQLVMIRAASLGAIAITFSEYFWRVRTGSAASDEQAMMVRYIAAAAILLTGVFNIVGVRVGSAFTNLTVVAKYGGLMFIVLVAFAVGLPQTGGFYTPALPEGSFTIPAFGLALVSTLWAFDGWADLSYNGGEVRDPQKNLPRALIGGTLMVITIYLLANLAYLAVLPIEEIRISKLVAADVAQKVIGPAGVVFVSVTVMISTFGTLNTVLLTSPRVFFAMAADGLFFKSVAAVHPRFGTPWVAVSLTALIGATFVLLRSFEQLADAFVTAFLPFYFLAVASIYRLRGRADYQPAFRCPGYPVVPAIFMVAVLYLLGNALVQESSRWQTLGVFGACLTGVPLYYLTVGRGRGPELRAGDGGGDR, from the coding sequence ATGAATGCCACCCCCCCTCCCGCGACCCTCGAGCGCCGCCTCGGACTCTGGAGCGCGATCGCGGTCGTGATCGGATCGACCATCGGTTCCGGCATCTTCCGCTCGCCGGCCGGCATCGCGGACAAGTTGCCCGGCCCGCTGCCCATGCTCATGTCGTGGGTCGCCGGCGGCATCTTCGCCATTTGCGGCGCCCTCACGCTCGCCGAGGTCGCGAGCGCGCTCCCGCAGACGGGCGGGGTCTACGTCTTCGTCCGGCAGGGCTGGGGGCGGGTCCCGGCATTCGTCTTCGGCTGGAGCCAGCTCGTGATGATCCGTGCCGCGTCCCTGGGCGCGATCGCGATCACGTTCTCTGAGTACTTCTGGCGCGTCAGGACCGGCTCGGCCGCGTCCGACGAGCAGGCGATGATGGTGCGGTACATCGCTGCTGCCGCGATCCTGCTGACCGGCGTCTTCAATATCGTGGGCGTCCGCGTCGGGTCGGCCTTCACGAACCTCACCGTCGTGGCGAAGTACGGCGGACTGATGTTCATCGTCCTGGTCGCGTTCGCGGTCGGATTGCCGCAGACCGGCGGGTTCTACACGCCCGCCCTGCCGGAGGGGAGCTTCACGATTCCCGCCTTCGGGCTGGCGCTCGTGAGCACGCTCTGGGCATTCGACGGGTGGGCCGACCTCTCGTACAACGGGGGGGAGGTCCGGGACCCGCAGAAGAACCTGCCGCGCGCCTTGATCGGCGGCACGCTCATGGTGATCACGATCTACCTGCTGGCGAATCTCGCGTATCTGGCGGTCCTGCCGATCGAGGAGATCCGCATCTCCAAGCTGGTCGCGGCGGACGTCGCGCAGAAGGTGATCGGCCCCGCGGGCGTGGTCTTCGTGTCGGTCACGGTGATGATCTCGACCTTCGGGACCTTGAACACCGTGCTGCTCACGAGCCCGCGGGTGTTCTTCGCGATGGCGGCCGACGGCCTCTTCTTCAAGTCGGTCGCGGCGGTGCATCCGCGCTTTGGGACGCCCTGGGTGGCGGTGTCGCTCACGGCCCTGATCGGGGCGACCTTCGTGCTGCTCCGGAGCTTCGAGCAGCTGGCGGACGCGTTCGTCACCGCGTTCCTCCCGTTCTATTTCCTCGCGGTCGCCTCGATCTACCGGCTCCGCGGGCGGGCGGACTATCAGCCTGCCTTCCGGTGCCCGGGCTACCCGGTCGTCCCCGCGATCTTCATGGTGGCCGTCCTCTATCTGCTCGGGAATGCGCTGGTGCAGGAATCCAGCCGCTGGCAGACGCTCGGCGTCTTCGGCGCCTGCCTGACGGGGGTGCCGCTCTACTATTTGACAGTCGGCCGGGGGCGGGGGCCTGAGCTCCGGGCAGGGGATGGGGGAGGGGACCGGTAA
- a CDS encoding LptF/LptG family permease — protein sequence MKIVARYILKEHAGPLMFALSALTSLLLLNFVAKKFGDLVGKGLPWTVIAEFLLLSIPFTLAMTLPMAVLVATLHAFSRLASENEITAFKASGVSMQYLVRPVILASVGLTLFMVWFNDQVLPRANHRLATLQSDIARVKPTLALQEQVINEVVPRQLFLRAGRIASGTNQMRDVTIYDLGDPARRRTIVADSGVLAFNATGEDLILTLHDGSMVELSATEPDQLQRSFYKTDVIKVRGVAVRLDRNEDRRSYRSDRELTVCELQARVHDASIQRDSAWVRLKRAKGEAAQVPGGGGGVGALYCRAVAGAKSLVGAGIATFGGAAGDAGADSTTAAGGASVVRRPPKPRPAGDSVVAEAPVVAPSAGAPSAYQPRLAPQSEVPGEPPREITEVELMGMQLELDVSQNTIDQFRVEIEKKFAIATACIVFVLLGAPIALRFPRGGVGLTIGVSLGVFGVYYVGLLGGEALADRAIVGPSVAMWAANVLLGVVGVFLTLRLGSEGSTSRGSETSEWWGRVVERFRRRKAA from the coding sequence GTGAAGATCGTCGCCCGCTACATCCTCAAGGAGCACGCCGGCCCGCTGATGTTCGCGCTATCCGCGCTGACGTCGCTGCTGTTGCTCAACTTCGTTGCGAAGAAGTTCGGCGACCTGGTGGGCAAGGGCCTCCCCTGGACGGTGATCGCGGAGTTCCTGCTGCTCTCGATCCCGTTCACGCTCGCGATGACCCTGCCCATGGCGGTGCTCGTCGCGACGCTGCACGCCTTCTCGCGACTCGCATCCGAGAACGAGATCACCGCCTTCAAGGCGAGCGGCGTGAGCATGCAGTACCTCGTGCGGCCGGTGATCCTCGCGTCGGTGGGACTCACGCTGTTCATGGTCTGGTTCAACGACCAGGTGCTGCCGCGCGCGAATCACCGACTCGCGACCCTCCAGTCCGACATCGCGCGCGTGAAGCCCACGCTCGCATTGCAGGAACAGGTCATCAACGAGGTGGTGCCGCGGCAGCTCTTCCTGCGCGCCGGTCGGATCGCCTCGGGCACGAACCAGATGCGCGATGTCACGATCTACGACCTCGGCGACCCGGCGCGCCGGCGCACGATCGTCGCCGACAGCGGCGTCCTCGCGTTCAACGCGACCGGGGAGGACCTCATCCTCACGCTGCACGACGGCTCGATGGTCGAACTCTCGGCGACCGAGCCGGACCAGTTGCAGCGCAGCTTCTACAAGACGGACGTGATCAAGGTCCGTGGGGTCGCGGTGCGCCTGGACCGCAACGAGGACCGCCGCTCGTACCGGTCGGATCGCGAGCTGACCGTCTGCGAGCTGCAGGCCCGCGTGCACGACGCCTCGATCCAGCGCGACAGTGCGTGGGTACGGCTCAAGCGCGCCAAGGGCGAGGCGGCGCAGGTGCCGGGCGGCGGTGGTGGGGTGGGCGCACTCTACTGCCGAGCCGTGGCCGGCGCGAAGTCGCTCGTCGGCGCAGGGATCGCGACGTTCGGCGGCGCGGCCGGAGACGCGGGGGCGGACTCGACGACGGCGGCCGGGGGGGCGAGCGTCGTCCGCCGGCCGCCCAAGCCACGTCCCGCCGGTGACAGTGTCGTGGCCGAGGCGCCCGTCGTCGCGCCCTCGGCGGGTGCACCGTCGGCGTACCAGCCGCGCCTCGCGCCGCAGTCCGAGGTGCCGGGGGAGCCGCCGCGGGAAATCACCGAAGTGGAGCTCATGGGCATGCAGCTCGAGCTCGACGTGTCGCAGAACACGATCGACCAGTTCCGCGTGGAGATCGAGAAGAAGTTCGCGATCGCGACGGCCTGCATCGTGTTCGTCCTCCTCGGCGCCCCGATCGCGCTGCGGTTCCCGCGCGGCGGCGTGGGGCTGACGATCGGCGTGAGCCTCGGCGTCTTCGGGGTCTACTACGTGGGCCTGCTCGGGGGCGAGGCACTCGCCGACCGGGCGATCGTCGGGCCCTCGGTGGCGATGTGGGCGGCGAACGTCCTGCTCGGGGTCGTAGGGGTCTTCCTCACCCTGCGCCTGGGGAGCGAAGGCTCGACGTCGCGCGGCAGCGAGACGTCGGAGTGGTGGGGACGCGTGGTCGAGCGCTTCCGGCGACGGAAGGCGGCATGA
- a CDS encoding protoheme IX farnesyltransferase: MSTAAPGAPVPVVPVERTLLQDFVTLTKPRIISLLLVTTAAPMYVAGDPSWQIVLLVMLGGYLMAGGANAVNMYLDRDIDDVMARTKLRPIPSGRMHERLVLAFGVLIATAATWMLATFVNVLTGALALAGFYFYVFVYTRWLKRSSPQNIVIGGAAGAFPPLVGWAAVTGSLDLTAFFLFLIVFYWTPPHFWALALNKQRDYGNAKVPMAPLVWGERETITQMWWYTILLVALTVLPVAWGAFGLPYLVMALVLGGFLLHGVHRVRVAADYVKPAWWVYGYSLLYLALIFLAMVIDRHLVDWLGR, translated from the coding sequence ATGAGCACGGCCGCGCCGGGTGCCCCCGTGCCCGTGGTCCCGGTGGAACGGACGCTGCTGCAGGACTTCGTCACCCTGACGAAGCCGCGCATCATCTCGCTCCTCCTCGTCACCACGGCCGCCCCGATGTACGTGGCGGGCGACCCGAGCTGGCAGATCGTCCTGCTCGTCATGCTCGGCGGCTACCTGATGGCCGGTGGCGCCAACGCGGTGAACATGTATCTCGACCGCGACATCGACGACGTGATGGCGCGAACGAAGCTGCGGCCGATCCCGAGCGGACGGATGCACGAGCGCCTCGTGCTCGCCTTCGGAGTGCTAATCGCCACGGCCGCGACCTGGATGCTCGCGACCTTCGTCAACGTCCTGACCGGCGCGCTCGCGCTCGCGGGCTTCTACTTCTACGTCTTCGTCTACACGCGCTGGCTGAAGCGCAGTTCGCCGCAGAACATCGTCATCGGCGGGGCCGCCGGCGCCTTCCCGCCGCTCGTGGGTTGGGCCGCGGTGACGGGGTCACTGGACCTCACCGCGTTCTTCCTCTTCCTCATCGTCTTCTACTGGACGCCGCCGCACTTCTGGGCACTCGCACTGAACAAACAGCGGGACTACGGGAACGCGAAGGTCCCGATGGCGCCGCTCGTCTGGGGCGAGCGGGAGACGATCACGCAGATGTGGTGGTACACGATCCTGCTCGTGGCGCTCACCGTCCTGCCGGTCGCGTGGGGTGCCTTCGGCCTCCCCTACCTCGTCATGGCGCTCGTGCTCGGCGGCTTCCTGCTGCACGGCGTGCACCGTGTGCGCGTGGCCGCCGACTACGTGAAGCCGGCCTGGTGGGTCTACGGCTACTCGCTCCTCTACCTCGCGCTCATCTTCCTCGCGATGGTGATCGACCGGCACCTCGTCGACTGGCTCGGGCGCTGA
- a CDS encoding ABC transporter permease codes for MSHRPTESFPVVQRQSLVFFRQMGRDTLGFLGGVGGRVLFIRDIARAFREGPTWRGQVIHQMRAIGVDSLPLALMVAAFIGGVIAIQIRYQLFPGIALSIVGLSTRQIVILETGPLLTGLVLAGRVGAKMTAEIATMRVTEQVDALETLAFDPVAYLVVPRLVAAIIMLPILTVFADVIGVLSGMMAAVTVADVQFAQFMEGVRLGYDQFQVTYSLIKATLFGAAIAFLCTYEGYTTFGGAEGVGKSTAKAVVISSIAILILDACTAVLLAPYLQG; via the coding sequence GTGTCGCACCGTCCCACGGAGTCCTTCCCGGTCGTCCAGCGGCAGAGCCTCGTGTTCTTCCGCCAGATGGGGCGGGACACGCTGGGGTTCCTCGGCGGCGTGGGCGGGCGCGTGCTCTTCATCCGCGACATCGCGCGCGCGTTCCGCGAGGGTCCCACCTGGCGCGGGCAGGTGATCCACCAGATGCGGGCGATCGGCGTGGACTCGTTGCCGCTAGCGCTGATGGTGGCAGCCTTCATCGGGGGCGTGATCGCGATCCAGATCCGCTACCAGCTGTTCCCGGGCATCGCGCTCTCGATCGTGGGGCTCTCGACGCGGCAGATCGTGATCCTCGAGACAGGGCCACTGCTGACGGGACTGGTCCTCGCGGGCCGGGTGGGTGCGAAGATGACGGCCGAGATCGCGACGATGCGCGTGACGGAGCAGGTGGACGCGCTCGAGACGCTGGCGTTCGACCCGGTGGCCTACCTGGTGGTGCCGCGGCTGGTGGCGGCGATCATCATGCTCCCGATCCTGACGGTCTTCGCCGACGTGATCGGCGTGCTGTCCGGGATGATGGCGGCGGTCACGGTCGCCGATGTGCAGTTCGCCCAGTTCATGGAGGGCGTGCGGCTCGGCTACGACCAGTTCCAGGTGACATACAGTTTGATCAAGGCGACCCTGTTCGGTGCGGCGATCGCCTTCCTGTGCACGTATGAGGGATACACCACCTTCGGCGGCGCGGAGGGCGTGGGCAAGAGCACGGCGAAGGCGGTCGTGATCTCGTCGATCGCCATCCTGATCCTCGACGCCTGTACCGCAGTCCTCCTCGCCCCATACCTTCAAGGATGA
- a CDS encoding TonB-dependent receptor — MYRSLRRLALYGAMALVGALWSTTASAQVTTGSMRGTVTDSAGGPLEGTRVTATHRPSGTVYQAMTRADGRFNIPGMRVGGPYTVEATRIGFARQSKDGLTVSLGVSTDVAFRMGQIATTLTAVTVTSTGSEIAETRTGAATAVSQTALEQLPTISRRIDDFTRLTPQASGSSFAGVDNRLNNIMVDGAYFNNSFGLSGQPGDRTGVSPISIDAIEALQVNIAPYDVRQGNFTGAAVNTITKSGDNEFSGSVYTQWRDQSMVGTRVGGRAFNPGTFDYSQIGFRLGGPILKNKLFFFVSYESDGLTEPGTTWRANEGGETVTGQVTRVLRSDLDSLSSFLNNSFSYQTGPYQGYDHEVPSMRLTAKFDYALNDRHKFSFRYTKLDSKTDVLLSNSSSLGFGTRRTNANGLNFQNSNYQILEIIDSYVAEWNAVIGDRMSNNMIVGFTKNDESRDSRGSVFPMVDVLNAGAVYTTFGFEPFTPNNELRYNSFQFQNNFNIYGDNHDLTFGVSVEKYESENVFFPGSQSAYVYNSLADWYTDANDYLANPNRTASPVTLRRFEVRWNNIPGQVKPIQPLEVTFAGIYAQDEWRPTDDLTMTFGVRAEMPIFGNTAFENAEVDAMNFVDNLGRTRQYSTGKLPDSKILFSPRLGFNWDVNGDGVTQVRGGSGVFTGRPAYVWISNQVGNNGVLTGFERLDNVTNRPFHPDPDHYKPASVTGAPAASYEVNFTDPDFKFPQLLRTNLAIDRKLPGGMVGTIEWLLGQEINGVAYFDANLSPSDSRFTGPDPRARWSIDDCPGTGSLAGVQNRINCKITNAVTLKNQNRGNSWNIAASLEKSFMNGFYAKGAYSYGVSRNTVDAGSIASGSWFGNQHTGDPNAPAVGYSGTSLGHRWFAVASYGRNFFSFGRTTVSAFLESRTQGNGSYVYGGDLNGDGGTSNDLIYIPKNSSEIIFTQFTASGATFTPAQQLEAWEDFISQDRYLRNHRGGIVERGAVFMPMVTRMDLSVSQDVTQMVAGKRHTIQFRMDILNFSNMFNSDWGRSWSFVSTSPLVPAGTTAGGQPQFRLRNIGNRLISRSFQRNAGVGDVFRIQFGARYIFN; from the coding sequence ATGTACCGTAGTCTTCGCAGACTGGCCTTGTACGGGGCGATGGCCCTGGTCGGGGCGCTTTGGTCGACGACTGCCTCGGCCCAGGTCACGACCGGGTCGATGCGCGGCACCGTCACCGACTCGGCGGGTGGCCCGCTCGAGGGCACCCGCGTCACCGCCACGCACCGCCCGTCGGGCACCGTGTACCAGGCGATGACCCGGGCGGACGGCCGCTTCAACATCCCCGGCATGCGCGTCGGCGGCCCCTACACCGTCGAGGCGACCCGGATCGGGTTCGCCCGGCAGTCGAAGGACGGCTTGACCGTCTCGCTCGGCGTCTCGACCGACGTCGCCTTCCGCATGGGCCAGATCGCGACCACGCTGACGGCGGTGACGGTGACGTCGACCGGGTCGGAGATCGCGGAGACGCGCACGGGCGCGGCGACCGCGGTGTCACAGACGGCGCTCGAGCAGTTGCCGACGATCTCGCGCCGCATCGATGACTTCACGCGCCTCACGCCGCAGGCGAGCGGCTCGTCGTTCGCCGGCGTCGACAATCGCCTGAACAACATCATGGTGGACGGCGCCTACTTCAACAACTCGTTCGGCCTCTCGGGTCAGCCCGGCGACCGCACGGGCGTCTCGCCGATCTCGATCGACGCGATCGAGGCGCTGCAGGTGAACATCGCCCCGTACGACGTCCGCCAGGGCAACTTCACCGGCGCGGCGGTCAACACGATCACCAAGTCGGGCGACAACGAGTTCTCGGGCTCCGTCTACACGCAGTGGCGCGACCAGAGCATGGTCGGCACGCGCGTCGGCGGCCGGGCGTTCAACCCCGGCACGTTCGACTACTCGCAGATCGGCTTCCGTCTCGGCGGCCCGATCCTGAAGAACAAGCTGTTCTTCTTCGTCTCCTACGAGAGCGACGGTCTCACCGAGCCGGGCACAACTTGGCGTGCGAACGAGGGCGGCGAGACGGTCACCGGGCAGGTGACCCGTGTGCTCCGCAGTGACCTCGACTCGCTGAGCAGCTTCCTGAACAACTCGTTCTCGTACCAGACCGGTCCGTATCAGGGATACGACCACGAAGTGCCGTCGATGCGCCTCACGGCGAAGTTCGACTACGCGCTCAATGACCGGCACAAGTTCAGCTTCCGCTACACGAAGCTGGACTCCAAGACCGACGTGTTGCTCTCGAACTCGTCGTCGCTCGGCTTCGGCACCCGCCGCACGAACGCGAACGGCCTGAACTTCCAGAACTCGAACTACCAGATCCTCGAGATCATCGACTCGTACGTCGCTGAATGGAACGCGGTGATCGGCGATCGGATGTCGAACAACATGATCGTCGGCTTCACCAAGAACGACGAGAGCCGCGACTCCCGCGGGTCGGTCTTCCCGATGGTTGACGTGCTGAACGCCGGCGCGGTCTACACGACGTTCGGCTTCGAGCCGTTCACGCCGAACAACGAGCTGCGCTACAACAGCTTCCAGTTCCAGAACAACTTCAACATCTACGGTGACAACCACGACCTCACGTTCGGCGTGAGCGTCGAGAAGTACGAGTCCGAGAATGTCTTCTTCCCAGGGTCGCAGAGCGCGTACGTGTACAACTCGCTCGCCGACTGGTATACGGACGCGAACGACTATCTCGCGAACCCGAATCGCACCGCCTCGCCGGTCACGTTACGACGGTTCGAGGTCCGGTGGAACAACATCCCGGGGCAGGTGAAGCCGATCCAGCCGCTCGAGGTCACCTTCGCCGGCATCTACGCGCAGGACGAGTGGCGTCCGACGGACGACCTCACGATGACCTTCGGTGTGCGCGCCGAGATGCCGATCTTCGGCAACACGGCATTCGAGAACGCCGAGGTCGATGCGATGAACTTCGTCGACAACCTCGGGCGGACACGCCAGTACTCGACCGGGAAGCTTCCGGACTCGAAGATCCTCTTCTCGCCCCGGCTCGGGTTCAACTGGGACGTGAACGGCGATGGCGTCACCCAGGTGCGCGGCGGCTCAGGCGTCTTCACCGGTCGCCCCGCGTATGTCTGGATCTCGAATCAGGTGGGGAACAACGGTGTGCTCACGGGATTCGAGCGGCTGGACAACGTGACGAATCGGCCGTTCCATCCCGACCCGGATCACTACAAGCCGGCCTCGGTCACCGGCGCGCCCGCGGCCTCGTATGAGGTCAATTTCACCGATCCCGACTTCAAGTTCCCCCAGCTGCTCCGGACGAACCTCGCGATCGACCGAAAGCTCCCTGGTGGGATGGTCGGCACCATCGAGTGGCTGCTCGGTCAGGAGATCAATGGCGTCGCCTATTTCGATGCCAACCTGAGCCCGTCGGACTCGCGCTTCACCGGCCCGGATCCCCGCGCGCGCTGGAGCATCGATGACTGCCCCGGGACGGGATCCCTCGCCGGCGTGCAGAATCGCATCAACTGCAAGATCACGAATGCGGTGACGCTCAAGAACCAGAATCGCGGCAACTCCTGGAACATCGCGGCCTCGCTCGAGAAGAGCTTCATGAACGGCTTCTACGCGAAGGGCGCCTACAGCTACGGAGTCTCGCGCAACACCGTCGATGCCGGATCGATCGCCTCGGGGTCGTGGTTCGGAAATCAGCACACGGGCGATCCGAACGCCCCCGCCGTTGGATACTCCGGCACGTCGCTCGGTCACCGCTGGTTCGCGGTCGCGTCCTACGGACGGAACTTCTTCTCGTTCGGCCGTACGACCGTGTCGGCGTTCCTCGAGAGCCGCACGCAGGGCAACGGAAGCTACGTCTATGGTGGCGATCTCAACGGGGACGGAGGTACTTCAAACGACCTCATCTATATCCCGAAGAACTCCTCTGAGATCATCTTCACGCAGTTCACTGCGTCTGGCGCGACGTTCACTCCGGCGCAGCAGCTTGAGGCCTGGGAGGACTTCATCAGTCAGGACCGGTACCTTCGCAATCATCGCGGCGGCATCGTGGAGCGCGGCGCAGTCTTCATGCCGATGGTGACTCGCATGGACCTCAGCGTCTCGCAGGATGTCACCCAGATGGTCGCTGGAAAGCGGCACACGATCCAGTTCCGGATGGACATCTTGAACTTCTCGAACATGTTCAACTCGGATTGGGGGCGCAGCTGGAGCTTCGTCTCCACCTCGCCGCTCGTCCCCGCGGGAACGACCGCTGGCGGCCAGCCGCAGTTCCGGCTCCGGAACATCGGGAATAGGCTCATCAGCCGCAGCTTCCAGCGAAACGCGGGTGTGGGTGACGTGTTCCGGATCCAGTTCGGGGCGCGGTACATCTTCAACTGA